A window of Longispora fulva contains these coding sequences:
- the trpD gene encoding anthranilate phosphoribosyltransferase: MTQPPVPWPSLVATLLDGDDLTVEQAASAMDEICSGRASPVSLAAFLTALRAKGAAQAEVTGFLRAITAHAVAVRVAGPVVDITGTGGDGARTVNVSTMAALVVAGTGTTVVKHGGRAASSASGAADVLEELGIPMDLGPDEIPEVVRRAGIAFCFAPRFHPGLRHAAPVRRELGFPTVFNTLGPLAHPARPTHQLLGVADVRTAPVLAAVLAARGTTALVVRGDDGLDELTVTTTSQVWSVEDGAVRHLRIDPRDLGIRRAAPGALRGGDARHNADVIRRVLAGETGPVRDAVLLNAAAALATVEPGRDPFTTRLAAALPRCAGAVDSGAASDVLRRWREASSAHAPASTRKGISDV; encoded by the coding sequence ATGACCCAGCCTCCCGTGCCCTGGCCTTCCCTCGTCGCCACGCTCCTCGACGGCGACGACCTCACCGTCGAGCAGGCGGCGTCGGCGATGGACGAGATCTGTTCCGGCCGCGCAAGCCCGGTGTCCCTGGCCGCGTTCCTCACCGCGTTGCGGGCCAAGGGCGCGGCGCAGGCCGAGGTGACCGGATTCCTGCGCGCGATCACCGCGCACGCCGTCGCGGTCCGGGTCGCCGGACCAGTCGTCGACATCACCGGTACCGGCGGGGACGGCGCCCGCACCGTCAACGTGTCCACCATGGCCGCCCTGGTGGTGGCCGGCACCGGCACGACCGTGGTGAAACACGGCGGCCGGGCCGCATCCTCAGCCTCCGGCGCCGCCGACGTCCTGGAGGAGCTCGGGATCCCCATGGACCTCGGGCCGGACGAGATTCCCGAGGTGGTCCGGCGGGCGGGCATCGCCTTCTGCTTCGCGCCGCGGTTTCATCCCGGGCTGCGGCACGCCGCACCGGTGCGCCGGGAACTCGGCTTCCCCACCGTGTTCAACACCCTGGGTCCCCTCGCTCACCCGGCCCGGCCGACGCATCAGCTCCTGGGCGTCGCGGATGTGCGTACCGCACCGGTCCTCGCGGCGGTCCTGGCCGCCCGGGGCACCACCGCGCTCGTGGTCCGCGGCGACGACGGGCTCGACGAACTGACCGTGACCACGACGTCCCAGGTCTGGTCGGTCGAGGACGGAGCGGTGCGACACCTTCGGATCGACCCCCGCGACCTCGGCATCAGGCGCGCCGCACCTGGGGCGCTGCGCGGCGGGGACGCCCGGCACAACGCGGACGTGATCCGACGGGTACTGGCTGGCGAGACGGGACCCGTCCGTGATGCCGTACTCCTCAACGCCGCCGCGGCGCTGGCCACCGTCGAGCCGGGCCGCGACCCGTTCACGACACGCCTGGCCGCCGCGCTGCCCCGGTGTGCGGGCGCGGTGGATTCCGGGGCTGCCAGCGACGTGCTGCGCAGGTGGCGCGAGGCCAGCTCGGCGCACGCGCCGGCCAGTACCCGGAAAGGGATTTCGGATGTCTGA
- a CDS encoding 3-deoxy-7-phosphoheptulonate synthase has protein sequence MATTLITGMHEPRIDRMQPLTPPDLLHRELPIDEVRRTAVTDARTSVAAVLDGHDDRLLVIVGPCSVHDPLAALDYATRLSGLAGTLGDDLLVLMRVYFEKPRTVVGWKGLIYDPRLDGSGDIDLGLRTARALLLRVLDLGLPVACEFLDPLLARYTSDTVAWGAIGARTVESQIHRQLASGLPMPIGMKNRPDGSVTTAVDAVLAAGAPHVHAGTDTTGQPVIAHTTGNTDCHLVLRGGSRSGPNFGPVAVEDALRRLRSADLPERVVIDASHDNSGKDHQRQAGVVGEVARQVESGQRGIVGLMLESFLVAGRQDIVPGRPLTYGQSVTDACLSWEATVATLDRLALAARRRRGTRPAGAGHAVLGARHA, from the coding sequence ATGGCCACAACACTCATCACGGGCATGCACGAACCGCGCATCGACCGGATGCAGCCTCTGACACCACCGGATCTCCTGCACCGCGAGCTACCGATCGACGAGGTGCGGCGCACAGCGGTCACGGACGCCAGAACCTCCGTGGCCGCCGTGCTCGACGGCCACGACGACCGGCTGCTAGTGATCGTCGGACCGTGCTCGGTCCACGATCCCCTGGCCGCGCTGGACTATGCGACCAGGCTCTCCGGACTGGCCGGCACGCTCGGCGACGACCTCCTCGTCCTGATGCGGGTGTACTTCGAGAAGCCGCGGACCGTCGTGGGCTGGAAGGGCCTGATCTACGACCCGCGCCTTGACGGGTCCGGTGACATCGACCTCGGCCTGCGCACCGCTCGCGCGCTCCTCCTTCGGGTGCTCGATCTGGGGCTGCCCGTGGCGTGCGAGTTCCTCGATCCGCTGCTCGCCCGGTACACATCCGACACCGTGGCCTGGGGCGCGATCGGGGCCCGAACGGTAGAGAGCCAGATCCACCGGCAGCTCGCCTCGGGCCTGCCCATGCCGATCGGGATGAAGAACCGCCCGGACGGCAGCGTGACCACGGCGGTGGACGCCGTCCTCGCGGCGGGCGCGCCACACGTCCACGCCGGCACCGACACCACCGGCCAGCCGGTGATCGCGCACACGACGGGCAACACCGACTGTCATCTGGTACTGCGAGGCGGCAGCCGGAGCGGCCCGAACTTCGGGCCGGTGGCCGTCGAGGACGCGTTGCGGCGGCTGCGCTCGGCGGACCTGCCGGAACGCGTCGTCATCGACGCCAGTCATGACAACAGTGGAAAGGACCACCAACGCCAGGCGGGCGTCGTCGGCGAGGTGGCCCGGCAGGTCGAGTCCGGCCAGCGCGGCATCGTAGGTCTGATGTTGGAGTCCTTCCTCGTGGCCGGGCGACAGGACATCGTGCCCGGCCGGCCGTTGACGTACGGCCAGTCGGTCACAGACGCGTGCCTGAGCTGGGAGGCGACCGTCGCGACCCTGGACAGGCTCGCCCTGGCCGCCCGGCGTCGACGCGGCACCCGGCCGGCCGGCGCGGGGCACGCGGTCCTGGGGGCCCGTCATGCCTGA
- the aroA gene encoding 3-phosphoshikimate 1-carboxyvinyltransferase — protein sequence MPDPEAQGKPGGSVVIVPGSKSVTNRALFLAAAADGTTTLRGALRSDDTDAFVEGLGVLGYEVERGPDAWHVRGRPSGPSATEADLYCRDGATVARFLPVLAATGHGTFRFDASPQMRRRPLGPLTTAMRHLGVELRHDEHEGHHPLTVVGRGVRGGAVRLDAGVSSQFLSALLLAGPLMAEGLRVEVTDLVSAPYVEITIAMMRSFGVRVVRDGDAFVVPTGGYRATDHTVEPDASTASYFFAAAALTGRQVTVPGLGADAVQGDLRFVEILERMGATVRVTAGATTVTGTGRLAGITANMRDISDTMPTLAAIAPFAAGPVRITDVHNTRVKECDRIEACAVNLRRLGVRVETGRDWIGIWPAVPVGTEIDCHGDHRIAMSFAVTGLRTPNLTLDEPTVVRKTFPDFHEVFGALRHRWGL from the coding sequence ATGCCTGATCCCGAGGCCCAGGGCAAGCCCGGCGGCTCCGTCGTCATCGTGCCCGGTTCGAAGTCCGTGACGAACCGCGCGTTGTTCCTCGCCGCCGCGGCGGACGGCACGACCACCCTGCGGGGCGCCCTGCGCTCCGACGACACCGACGCGTTCGTCGAGGGCCTGGGCGTTCTGGGGTACGAGGTCGAGCGCGGCCCCGACGCGTGGCACGTCCGGGGCCGCCCCTCGGGACCGTCCGCCACGGAGGCCGACCTGTACTGCCGCGACGGCGCGACCGTCGCCCGCTTCCTGCCGGTACTGGCCGCCACCGGCCACGGCACCTTCCGGTTCGACGCCTCCCCGCAGATGCGCCGCCGGCCGCTCGGCCCGCTGACCACGGCGATGCGCCACCTCGGGGTCGAGCTGCGTCACGACGAACATGAGGGACACCATCCCCTCACCGTCGTCGGGCGGGGCGTTCGCGGCGGGGCGGTCCGCCTCGACGCGGGGGTGTCCTCACAGTTCCTCAGCGCGTTGCTGCTGGCCGGGCCGCTGATGGCCGAGGGGCTGCGCGTCGAGGTAACCGATCTGGTGTCCGCGCCGTACGTCGAGATCACGATCGCGATGATGCGGTCCTTCGGGGTGCGGGTGGTCCGCGACGGTGACGCGTTCGTCGTGCCCACCGGGGGCTACCGGGCCACCGACCACACCGTCGAACCCGACGCCTCGACGGCCAGCTACTTCTTCGCCGCCGCCGCGCTCACCGGCCGCCAGGTCACCGTTCCCGGGCTGGGTGCCGACGCGGTGCAGGGCGATCTGCGGTTCGTGGAGATCCTGGAGCGGATGGGGGCGACGGTGCGGGTCACCGCCGGTGCCACGACCGTGACCGGCACGGGCCGGCTGGCCGGGATCACCGCGAACATGCGCGACATCTCCGACACGATGCCCACCCTGGCGGCGATCGCGCCGTTCGCCGCCGGGCCGGTGCGCATCACCGACGTGCACAACACCCGGGTCAAGGAGTGCGACCGGATCGAGGCGTGCGCGGTGAACCTGCGTAGGTTGGGGGTGCGCGTCGAGACGGGGCGCGACTGGATTGGGATCTGGCCGGCCGTACCCGTCGGAACGGAGATCGACTGCCACGGCGACCATCGGATCGCGATGAGCTTCGCGGTTACCGGCCTGCGCACCCCGAACCTGACGCTGGACGAGCCCACGGTGGTGCGCAAGACCTTCCCCGACTTCCACGAGGTGTTCGGTGCGCTGCGTCACAGGTGGGGATTGTGA
- a CDS encoding bacillolysin yields MKSFALAFRRVCILGVSAALVTAVAASPARSEPEADGLRLVSTQESLLGTHYWYEQTFGGHPVVGGFYARHVDRASGAVTVDDGRKAVRGPVHGLAGGSVTQTRANAAAAQHTGGDAYRSRLVIVPGDAAKLAWQVHTDPETGSVESLVDADNATILSTRNLVKHAVGKVFDPNPPVAEQNTHLVDTSPASAFTYETVLLTHQHSQDRLIGAYANNVSKKPVTSSLGYFAYDRSQAGFEQVMGYYHITSAQEYIHRLGFSGVNSESQDYRTTGLTDDNSFYDPAKDLITFGTGGVDDAEDAEIIWHEYGHAIQDAQVPDFGTSPDGGAIGEGFGDYWAYTMSQPVSPNTETTPWACIGDWDATSYATTFPRCLRRTDGRKVYPRDLTGEVHDDGEIWSRALQDINTALGRATADRIIIESHFTITPTTTMPAAASRTIAAARALCGTAAANAVKAAFHARGLA; encoded by the coding sequence GTGAAGTCCTTCGCCCTTGCGTTCCGTCGCGTGTGCATTCTGGGTGTCAGCGCCGCGCTCGTCACGGCCGTCGCCGCATCGCCTGCGCGGTCTGAACCCGAAGCCGATGGGCTCCGGCTCGTCTCGACCCAGGAGTCCCTGCTCGGCACCCACTACTGGTATGAGCAGACCTTCGGCGGACACCCCGTTGTCGGCGGCTTCTACGCCAGGCATGTTGATAGGGCCAGCGGCGCGGTCACCGTGGACGACGGGCGAAAGGCCGTCCGGGGGCCGGTTCATGGCCTGGCCGGCGGTTCGGTCACGCAGACGCGGGCCAACGCCGCCGCGGCACAACACACCGGCGGAGACGCATACCGGTCGCGCCTCGTCATCGTGCCGGGTGACGCCGCCAAGCTCGCCTGGCAGGTGCACACCGATCCCGAAACGGGTTCTGTCGAAAGCCTGGTCGACGCCGACAATGCCACGATCCTGTCCACGCGCAACTTGGTGAAGCACGCCGTAGGCAAGGTCTTCGACCCCAACCCGCCAGTGGCCGAGCAAAACACCCACCTCGTTGACACCAGCCCCGCTTCCGCTTTCACGTACGAGACAGTCCTCCTGACCCACCAGCACTCGCAGGACAGGCTCATCGGCGCCTACGCCAACAACGTGAGTAAGAAGCCCGTGACCTCATCCTTGGGCTACTTCGCCTACGACCGGTCGCAAGCCGGATTCGAGCAGGTCATGGGCTACTACCACATCACGTCGGCTCAGGAGTACATCCACAGGCTCGGGTTCTCAGGTGTCAACAGCGAGTCGCAGGACTACCGGACCACTGGCCTGACCGATGACAACTCGTTCTACGACCCGGCTAAGGACCTGATCACATTCGGCACCGGGGGAGTGGATGACGCCGAGGACGCCGAGATCATCTGGCACGAGTACGGGCATGCGATCCAGGACGCCCAAGTGCCCGACTTCGGCACCAGCCCCGACGGTGGGGCAATCGGCGAGGGCTTCGGCGACTACTGGGCCTACACCATGTCACAGCCGGTCAGCCCGAACACGGAAACCACCCCGTGGGCGTGTATCGGCGACTGGGACGCCACTTCCTACGCCACGACCTTCCCGCGCTGCCTGCGCCGAACCGACGGACGCAAGGTCTACCCGCGCGACCTCACCGGCGAGGTACACGACGACGGCGAGATCTGGTCGCGGGCGCTGCAGGACATCAACACCGCGCTCGGCCGCGCCACCGCCGATAGGATCATCATCGAGTCGCACTTCACCATCACACCGACCACCACCATGCCCGCAGCGGCCTCCCGAACGATCGCCGCGGCTCGAGCACTATGCGGCACCGCGGCCGCGAACGCGGTGAAGGCGGCGTTCCACGCGCGTGGCCTGGCATAG